The Chryseolinea soli nucleotide sequence CTTGTGTATAGGGTGACTCTTCACGACCGATCCATCCGGTAGGATTAGGTTGGAGCAACTCATCAAACTTTTTACCGAGGGCGTTCTGAAATTTTTCCTTGCCGTTGCTGTCGGCCGATTCGCCATACACGGCAGGGGCCGGGGCTTCGGGAAAGGCGGCGTAGAAGGTGCGTGCGTGCAAGGCGTCGATGGCTTGCTCCAGCAGAGGTTTGTGTTTTTCAAAAAGGCTCATGATAAAAAGGGTTGTGTTAAAAACAAATCCTAAGTCAATCCAAACGCAGCAAGGGCTTACGGTTGCTGTGCGCCGAAAACTTTTTTCAGCAGGTCCGTTGTACGGGCCACGGGGTCCTGGCGGATATTTTTTTCTTCTTTCGCGATCATGGTGAACAAACCTTCGATGGCGCGATCGGTAGCATAGTCGTCCAGGTTGGGGTTCACGTCGTCGGTGAAAGGAATTTTGTTGTACTGCGTTACGATGTCGCCGTAGTATTTAGTGGCGTTCACTTTGTTGAGTGAATTTTGAATGACGGGTTTGAATTTTTCTTTCAGCTGCGCCGACGTCGTGCGTTTCAGATATTGGGTAGCGGCATCGGGTTGTCCCCTCAGAATGCCCCACGCGTCTTGAATGGTCATCGATTTGATGGCGGTGATAAAGATGGGCTTGGCTTCTTTGGCAGCGTCTTCGGCCCCGCGGTTCAGGGTGAGCACAAATTTATCTACTTCATTGCCCAACCCTACCTGGCGAAGTTTGTCTTCTACTTTCTTTACTTCCGGGGGGAACGGGATTTTTATTTCAGGATTTTTAAAGTAGCCATCCAACTGCGACACGAGATCCGAGCCGTTGCTGATCCCTTTGATCAGGGCTTCTTTCAAACCGTCGGCTACTTCGGCCGTGGTGAGCGCCTGTTGCTGCGAGCCCGCCACTTTGTTCACTTCGCTCAATGCGCTGTTGATCTGTGCTGATGTACATCCGAGACACATGCCGATACATACTACGAAAACCACTCTTTTCATTCTTCTGGAGTTTAAAAAAAATTAAATGCTTAGTAAAGAATACAAACGACAACCGTGCCGGTATTTTTCAGATCACGGGAGACCGGCACATCGCCTCCCGTCGTCCTCGTGCAAGGTAGAAAAGTCCTTTGCTAATCGGCAATAGGGCCTGTCGCCTAAAACGCAACGAAGTGATTTACAACGACTAATTTAGGTAACCAGGTTTTGCGCCGATAGCTCCGCAACAGACCGGCAACCCGATAGCCCCAGCGTCAGATCGAAGTCGGCCATGAAATTGTTCAGCACCTCCGTCACGCCTTCCTCGCCAGCCAGCGCCAGGCCATAAACATAGGGCCGGCCGATGCAAACCGCCGTGGCTCCCAGGGCCAGCGCCTTGAATGCATCGGCGCCACCGCGGATGCCGCTGTCGAGCAGGATGGGAATTTTTTTGTTGACCACGGCCGCGATCGCCGGCAAGGCCTGCAGTGTTCCGATGGCGCCATCTACCTGGCGTCCGCCGTGGTTGGAGATCAGGATGCCGTCCATGCCGTGATCGATGGCTTTCAGGGCATCGTCGGGATGGAGAATGCCTTTCAGTACGATCGGGAGTTTTGTGCAGGAGCGAAGAAAGGCCAGGTCTTCCCAGGTGGTACACGGGTTGGAATAGGTTGAGACAAACGTGCGCACGGCCTTCACCGGTTTGCCGGACAAGAGCTTTTTGAGAAAGCCGCTTCCGGGATAGTGGTTCACCATCGAGACCAAACCCTGCAGCGTTCGAAGCGTGACGTGCCGTTTCATGTCGGGCGCATCGTCGGGCAGGTCCAGCATTTTTTGAAAGACAGGATCGCTGGTGTATTGGGCAATGCCTTTGCCTTCCAGAAAGGGGAGATAGGCCAGCTCCAGGTCGCGCGTGCGCCAACCCAGAAGGGTTGTGTCTAGCGTGACCACAATGGCGGAACAGCCACACTGTTCGGCGCGTCGCACAAAACTGGCGACAAGTTCATTCGACTTACTCCAGTAAAGCTGAAACCAACGGGGTGACTGGTGCATGACTTCGGCGCAGGCCTCCATAGGCCGCGAGGCCTGATTGGAGAAAATGTAAGGCACACCAAACTGCGCGGCTACCCGGGCCACCGCGACGTCGGCTTCTTTGTGCACCATTTCCAAGACGCCGATGGGAGAGAGCAGAAAAGGGGTCGGAAGTTTCCGGCCGAAGAGTGTGATGGAGGTGTCGCGCTCACCCACATCGCGCAACATGCGCGGCACAATCTTGTATTTCTCAAAAGCGTCGCGGTTGTTGCGCATCGTGCTTTCCCGGCCTGCGCCCCCGGCCACGTAGGCAAACGCTTCGGGGCGCATCACGCCGGCAGCGGCCTCTTCCAGTCGCGCAAAATCAATGTTCACTTTGGGGCTTATCCCGGCAAAGCCTTTCAGATAAATTTCTTTTTGCCACATAGCATCAGCGGATGTGAGCAGGGAAGATAACATTTATTGGCCGCACTTCGACAACGGCTGGGCCAATTCTAAAAGATGGATCGGGAGAAAAAATGTTATCGCATGAGTCTGTACGAAAGACCAACACTGACGCCCGGCCGGTACTGTTTCAGCGTGAAAGGAACATGAAGCGTCTCATTCACCAGCCAAGTGCGCGTAACCGAAGGCTGCACGATGAACGTAAGGCGACCATTCAGCGCCAGCTCGGCACGATACAATATCTGGTAGTTCAAATAGCTGGACGAAGAGTTGTCATAGGGCTCACTGGACGAAGCATGGGCCAGCCCCTTTTGATATTGAAGACCCAGTCCGATCTTATGCGAAAGCCGGTTTTCCGTCAGTGTATACAAAACGCCGGCCTGTGCGCCGATGTTCAGCATGCTGTAGGAAACCGAACGCTCTGCCGTGGTGGGTTTGACGGTATAGGAAAGATCGTCCCCACCATTTTCGATCACAAAGCTGCCCGAGCTTTGATAGGTGTATTGCAGGGTTTGCGACTGGTGATAGACCGACAAGCCTGCGAAGTACTCAAACTTCTTCGACAACCGACCCTGCACGCCAGCCTCCAACCCAATTCCAAGCCGGTCGCCCGAAAGGATGGAAGGCTTGTTGAATTTCTGAATGATCACCCCGTCGCGAGCCGAGGGCGTGGCGGTTTGAAAGGAGAGGGTAGGACTGAACAACGCATAAAATGAAATGCCTGCCCGTTTCTTTTTGGGGCGGTTATAGGGGACCGTTTGCCCATCCGTCACGGCCGAGTCTGCAGGGGACAGATTAATCAAAACCCCGTTCAGTTGGGATGAGTCGCTAGCGTGTTTGATGTATGAACCTTGTGTTGATAGGTTCGCTGCGGATGAAGTTCCATCTGCTGGTTTGATCGCCTGCTGCGCGTTGTATGATAAGTTGTTCAGTGGGGATTCCTGTTTCGCAGATCCCTGGGATCCATCGGCGACCGCATCAAGCGCATTTGACTCCGTTGTTGACTGGGTCGTTACCGATGTAGTTCCATCTGCCGGTCTGATCGCCTGCGAAGTGTGGGATGATAAGTTGTTAGGTGAAGATTGCTGTTTCGCTGATCCCTGGGATCTATCGACAGCCGCATCAAGCGCTTTTGATTCCGCGTACGGAGTGCTTTGATCCGGTTGTAAATGGGAATGACGATTCTCGTTCGATGTCGGGAAGATGGATGAAGCGGGCGATGAGGCTGAGACCTGACTTTCCATGGAATGTGCCCCGGTTTGTGAATCGACATCAGATGCCAGATCATGTGCCGATCCTGAAGGTTGATTCAAGGAACTTGCATCGCTTGCATCCGAATTTAAACCTGAACCTGCACCAGACAAAGATGACCCCGAGCCTTGACTTGACCCGGTGCTTTTTTTGTTCGTGAATGCATCTGCCGCAAGTTCCTGTTCGCCTGTTAGTAGCAAAGCATCTTTTGCGTCTGTATTCTCCGGATGAATTTGCGAATCGGTTGCACGATCGGGCGCGACGTCGTCAACGGATGCTGACTTTGGTTGAACGATGGCCAGGGTATTCCCTCCAACCTCCGGTGCCGAACTATACCCCAAAGCCCATCCCAAAGCCGCCACCACAACGACCCCGGCAAATTGATTCATCCACGGTGCCCATACCGGTTTGCTGGACGGCAGGCCGGCGGCGATCTTTTGCCAGAGGTCGTCGTCGGGTTGTTCCGTGTAGTTGTTCAGGCGGTTTTCCAGCGCCTTGAACGCTTCGTGTTCAGGCAAGTTTTTCATAGTAATGTGTCAGGTTCTGACATTTTAATTTTTTTTTCAACAGCTGCTTCGCGTGGTGAAACTGCGAGCGCGAAGTGCCCTCTGTGACGTGCAGCATTTCCGCGATCTCGGCATGACTGTAGCCTTCAACGGCAAACAAGTTGAACACCACCCGGCAGCCGTCGGGCAATTCGTTGATGAGCGTGAGCAGGTATTCGTCCGAAAAATTTTGGATGTCGGTATACAGCTCTGCGCCATCCTGGTTTTCGTTTTCTGTTGCGGGTGCAAAGATCATATCGTGCTTCTTGGTGCGGTGATATTGATTGATGGCCGTGTGCACCACAGTGGCCTTCATCCACGCTTCCAGTTTTTCGGGTGATGCCAATTGGTTCAGGTTGGTGAAGATCTTCACAAAGGAATCCTGTAACACGTCCTGTGCTTGTTCGCGGTCGCGCGTATAGCGGCGGCACAAACCCATCAGCTTGCCTTTGAAAAGATCGTATAACATGCGCTGCGCTTTGGGCTCGCCCCGCTTACAGCGTTCGAATAAATCGTAGTGGCGGCTCATGCGGTAACGGTAAAAGCCTTCCCTTGCGGGAAGGCCTGTGAGGAGTATTTTTTTAGGGTCATGTCGAAATCAACGGCTTACTTTTACGACCACTTTCGCCTGCCGGCACACGGCGTCGCGACACAATTGATAGCGCAGCGAATCGGTACGCGAAGTGCCCGCCGGCAAATTGTCGGGCGTATACGTTATACCGTCCCACCCGATGCGTGCCTGCCCATACAACGGCGCCTTGGCGATACTCAGCGTGTAGCCATACGATGTGGTGTCGCAAAGGTTGTCGTTGGTAAAGACACGTAGCAATACCGTGTCGGCCTTTAACGTGTCGGGGTTGATCTGGAGGGTGTCGCCGAGCAACGTGAAGGTGCACAGGGGAGTTGGCTTGGAGGCGGCGATGTAAACATATCCGAAAACAAGATTTCTCAGGTCCCGCGACTGGATCTTGTAGAGGAGGGTGTCACCTTTCGTGTAAGATGCGCCAGCCGTGTAGATGATCTTGTTGTTTACGACGTCCGCACTCCCATGGCGCGGGCCGGTATTGTTGCCCTGCCAGAAAACACTCACCTGGTAGTCGAGCGTGTCGATGTTACAAAGATTGTCGTTGGCCAACACATCGATCGTAAGCGGATGGTCGCCATGGAAATTGTAAACATAGTCGTCGGTAGGATAGAGGCCGCAGGGCAGTTTGGTGGAATCGGGCTCGACCACGATCACCAGCGTGTCTTTGGCCAATATTTCGTGACTTTCGGAATAGACCGTGAATTCAAAGGCGTCGCGCGTGCTGGCGTTCCGGTTGTTGGGTGTATATCGCAGCAGCCCGAGGCCTAGCGAGGAAAGCTTGCCTTTGCTCGTGGGCTGTGTAACCGTCAGGGTCACAGGAAGATTCGTCCTGATCCGCTCGTTCAGGTCGATTACCGACGCACGGTTGTTGGATACATAGACTTCATTGCCATTCAATTCCGCGTCGGGTATGAGCACATCGGGGTCTTCTTTCAGGGTGTCGCATGCTGTAAAACAAAGCGCCAGGGCACCCATCAATAAAATACCGAAAAGAATTTCTGACTTCAGGAATATTTTAGTTGTTTTCATGTTTGTACGATTAGGCTTCCGCCGGGTAAGACCTCATGCGGGGAGATAACGTTGGACGAGCCGGGTAAATTTTTCAGAAAAATAATGAACCACAGAACCATAACCGCCGAGCTCCTCACGATAGGAGACGAAATTCTTTACGGACAAATCACCGACACCAACGCCCAATGGATGAGTGTCGAACTGGGCTTAGCCGGCATCAAAGTGGTCCGCAAGACCAGTGTGGGCGACGTTGAGAGCGAGATCCTCACCGCTCTGGCCGAAGCCGAACAACGCGTGGACATCGTGCTCATCACCGGCGGCCTGGGCCCGACCAACGACGACCTGACCAAACCCTGCCTGGCAAAATATTTTAACTGCGGTCTCAAAATGAACGAAGAGGCCCTGGCCGAGGTAACCGCATTCTTTGCCAGCCGCGGCCGCGAGCTCACGGCCGTGAACCGCCAGCAAGCCGCCTTGCCCGAATGCTGCGAGAAGGTCACAAACAAAATGGGCACGGCCCCGGGCATGTGGTTCCATCGAAACGGAAAAGTGTTTGTCTCCATGCCCGGTGTGCCCCACGAGATGAAACGCATGATGACCGACATCGTCATCCCCAAGCTCAAACAGACCTTCCCCACACCGGTCATCGTGCACAAAGTGATCCGCACCGTGGGCATTGGCGAATCCTTCCTGGCCGACAAGATCGCCGCGTGGGAAAATGCGCTTCCGCCCCATATCAAGCTGGCTTACCTGCCCGGCCTGGGTGAAGTGAAGCTCCGGCTCACGGCCATCGGTGACACCGAAGCAGAACTGAAAGCAGAGACCGAGGCCCTCAGCGACCAGTTGCAACCCCTTGTCGGCAGTTTCATCTACGCGCATGGCGAGGAATCCCTGGAGGTAACAGTCGGCAAATTGCTGCGCGAAGCCAAGCTCACCCTCTCCATTGCCGAGAGCTGCACCGGGGGATACCTCTCACACCTCATCACCAGCGTGCCGGGCTGCTCCGACTATTACCTGGGCACCATGATCCCCTATTCCTACGAAGTAAAAATGCGTCAGCTTGGGGTGAGACCTGAGGTGCTGGAAAAACACGGCGCCGTGAGCGAGCCTACCATCATCGAAATGGCCAACATCGTCCGCGCCAAATTCAACACCCACATCGGCGTAGCCACCAGCGGCATCGCCGGCCCCGGCGGAGCTACCCCCGAGAAACCCGTGGGCACGGTCTGGATTGCTTTCTCGGACAAGGACAAAACGGTCACAAGGAAACTACAGCTGTCACCCGACAGAGAAATCAATATTAAAATGGCATCGGTAGCGGTGTTAAATTTGATCCGGCAGAACGTGGAGAGATCAGGAGCTAAAGTACAGGAGCCAGAAGCCAGGAGCCAGGAGCCAGGAGTCAGAAGTTAGAATACAAGCGGACTTGTATTTTTGTATCCTGATTCTTGCGATTGACAAAACTTGCAGCTAACTAGACCCCTACAGGCGCCGCAAAATTTATCCCCCCAACCCGGCCCTAATATTTAGCTACTGACTACTGGCTACTGAATTCAGGCTCCCAGCTTCGGGCTCCTGATTTCAACTTTGCACAACTAATCCCGTAAGCAAGCAGTAAAGGAATAAATATGCGTTTGATCGGGGCCTTTCTTTTTTTGATGATAGCGGCCTATAATCTTCCCGCCCAAACCACGACCACGATTTATGGCCGCGTGATCGATAGCGTCAGTTCCCAGCCTGTGGCTTTTGTGAGCGTTACTTTGCAGGATGGGCGGCACGGCGCCAACACGGATATGGAGGGCAATTTTACGCTGCGCGTTCCGGCGGGGTATGAGGGGTGGGTTTATTTTTCGCACGTGAGCTATCAAAAGACGAAGCTGCCGTTGCGCGCTTTTCGGGGGAAGACCGTGGTGAAACTGAAGCCGGGGTCGACAGTGCTTTCGGAGTTCACGGTATTTTCGGGGGAGAACCCGGCCTTTAAGATCATCCGGCAGGCGATCGAGCATCGGAAAGAGAACGATCCGGAAAACTTGAGATCCTATAGCTACACGTCCTACTCCAAATTCTTCATTAGTCCATCCGAACCCAATCACAAGACCGACTCGATCATGCAAGCGCTCCGGCAACGGCCCGATAGCGTGAAGCTCACGAAGGATCAAAAGTCGTTGTTGCAATTCGATGCCCTGGCCGATTCGGCGAACCTGTTCCTCAGTGAATCAGTTTCTGAGAAGAAGGTCTTGCATCCCGGGCAGGTTAAAGAGCAATTGCTGGCCTACCGAATTTCGGGATACAGAAGTCCGATGTTTAGCAGCGCCGCCATGGACGGGCAGCCGTTTGCGTTCTACGACGAGAACATCAACTTGTTTGGGAAAGCCTTTATCAATCCCCTTCAGCCCGGCACTTTTCGACGTTATGATTTCAACCTGGTGGACACCACATTTTATCAGGCGGATACCGTATACGTGATTCAATTTGCGCCGCGCGACAAAAAACTGTTCAACGGTCTGGAGGGCATCATCTCCATCGCCGTGGATGGTTATGCGGTGAAGAATGTGGCGGCCACGGCGGCTGATCCGGTGGGATTGGTGGGCATTCGCATTCAACAAGATTATGAGAAGATAGACGGACATTGGTTCCCCGTACAACTCAACACCGACCTGGACTTTCACGATCTGGTGTTTGCCGGCCGGAGCATGAAAGCACAGCAGCTCAATTTTTTGAGAGATGTCCGGATCAATCCCGAATTAAACAAAAAAGAATTTGGCGACATCGTGATGGACCTTTCCGCCGTGCGCAAAGACCTGAACGCGTCCATCCTGGAAACCCATCGCATCCGCCCGTTGGAGCGCCGCGAGTTGAACACCTACACCTTTTTGGATTCGGCCATGCGCAAAGTGCGCTGGCTCGATGGGGCCTTTGAAGCGCTGGTCACCGGCACGGTTCCGGTGGGGTGGGTCGACGTAGACCTGAGCAAGGTCATGTCGTTCAATGCGTATGAGAGCGCCCGGTTTGGGATGGGGCTGTACACCAACGATCGCGTTTCCAAACTCGTGCGGGTGGGAGGCTATTATGGCTATGGCATCAGCGACCGGCAATCCAAATACGGCGGAGAGGTGAAGTTCACTTTTGACCGGAACCGCGACTTGTACCTGCGCCTGTCCTATGCGCATGACATCTACGAGACCGGCTCGCTCCATCAAAACAATGAAGGCCAATACCTCAGCAGCGAGTCGTTCCGGCGATGGACGGCGTCGCGCTATGACCGGATCGACAACTACAAAACCGAATTCGGCTATCGCGTGCTGCCCAGCATTCATGCGCGCCTTTCGCTGTCGCATCAGCAGATCCGTCCAACCTATCCTTACACGGTCGAGGTGAGCGGCGAACCGCAAGATGTTTTCGACATCACGGAGGCAGCGTTCAGCGTGCGCTATGTGCGCCGGGAGAACTACACCAGTCTGCGGGGCAAGAAAATATTTCTGACGCATAAGTTTCCCACCGCTACGTTTTCCATTACCAAGGCGATCCCGCTCTTCGATGCGAAAGACTTCCACTACACGATCTATGATCTCACGGTAAAGCATCAGACCAAATACAGTGGTTTTGGAAAAACCGTTATCGGCCTCACGGGCGGCATCGTCGACGGTGTGGCGCCCTATGGGAAACTGTTCAATGGCCGCGGTGCCAAGACTTCTTCGTTTTATGTGGAGAATTATTTCCAGACCATGGGCCTGTATGAATTTTCGGCATCCAAATATGCCGGGCTGTTCCTGCGGCATAACTTTGGCAATGTGCTGATGAACAAAAAATATTCGAAGCCCGAATTGCTGATCTTTCAAAACGCCGGCATCGGCGCGCTGGACCACAGCCAGCTTCATACGGGTGTGTTGATGCAAAGCATGGACAAGGGCTATCTGGAGTCCGGGGTAGGGATGGACAATATTATCCGCATTCCCTATTTCGGGTTGGGCTACTACAATTTCGGAGGCTCCGTCTTTTACCGCTACGGCCCGTATCGCTTCCTCCGGCAGCAGGATAATTTTGCTTACCGGATCAACTTCACCTTCACGTTTTGATGCCGGATCCTGAACAGACCGGCAAACTTCCGGTTGTCAGGTTTGCTGCTGAAAAATTCGCGTCAAACTGCCTAAGGTTTGTATGGAAATCCGGCAACCGATGGCTTTCTCTTTCTTCTACAAAGTCGTCGAAAGGCCAAATAAAAGTTTGAAAATCCGGGATCGAAAACGATCTCATAACAAGCCATATTTTTAAAAGCCAAAAGTGTTAACTTGCGGCGAAACCATTGAAAAGACTCATGGCGCAAGTAGAACTGATCATGCCTAAAATGGGCGAAAGCATTATGGAGGCCACCATTTTATCCTGGTTGAAAAAGCCTGGCGATAAAATTGAGCAGGACGAATCCGTGCTGGAAGTGGCCACCGACAAAGTGGACACCGAAGTGCCGTCGACCCACGCCGGCGTGCTGAAAGAGATCCTCGCCAAGCAAGGCGATGTGGTAAAGGTGGGCAGTCCCATCGCCATCATCGAATCCAATGTGGAGGCCGGCGCCACACCGAGCGCTCCAGCGGCGCCCGTTAAGGCGGCGTCTATGCCTGCCGTTGCAACACATGCCGCCGCGGTTCATACGAACGGCAATGGAAACGGCGCGCATGCCCCGGTCGACTTCAAAGGTAGCTCACGTTTTTATTCACCCCTGGTGAAGAACATCGCGAAAGAAGAAAGCATCACCGTGGCCGAGTTGGAGACCATCGCCGGTTCCGGCGCAGAAGGTCGCGTGACCAAGAAAGATGTATTGGACTATGTGCAGCATCGCAAGCTGGGAGCAACGGTGCAGGCCGTACAACATGCCGTGAACGTCGGTTCCAACGGCGGCGCACCCAAAGTGCCCGTGTCGGTGAGCGGCGCAGACGAGATCATCGAAATGGATCGCATGCGCAAAATGATCGCCGAACGCATGGTCGACTCCAAACGCACCGCCCCACACGTGACTTCCTTCGTGGAAGCCGATGTGACCGGCGTGGTGTTCTGGAGAAACAAAATGAAGAACGAGTTCCAGAAACGCGATGGCGACACGTTGACGTTTACGCCGATCTTTATCGAAGCCGTCGCCAACGCCATCAAGGACTATCCCATGATGAACATCCAGGTGGATGGCGACAAGATCATCAAGAAAAAAGACATCAACATCGGCATGGCCGTGGCGCTGCCGTCGGGCAACCTCATTGTGCCGGTCATTCGCAATGCCGATCAATATAACATCAGTGGCCTGGCCAAGATCGTTAACGACCTGGCCAAACGCGCCCGCGACAATAAGCTCAAACCCGACGAACTGGCGGGCGGCACCTTTACCATCTCCAACGTGGGATCGTTCGGCAACGTGATGGGCACCCCCATCATCATGCAGCCGCAGGTGGGCATTATCGCTTTGGGCGCCATTCAGAAGAAACCTTCGGTTCTCGAAACACCCTACGGTGACGTGATCGCGATCCGGCATAAGATGTTCCTTTCCCACTCCTATGACCACCGCGTGGTGGATGGAGCCCTGGGCGGAAGCTTTGTGCGGCGCGTAGCCGACTACCTCGAGAAGTTTGATGTGAACCGGACCGCTTAAGGAAAATTCAACCGTCTCGCCTTCGCTAAAGCTACAGCGGGCAAGTCGGCGAGCAAAGAAAGGGCGTGGAGACGTAGGGATGCAAATGAAATCTTTGCATTAACCTTACGTCTCCGCGCCTTTGCGCTTAAACGGCCTTTGATTTCTGGGAAATTGGATTTTACTTGAGTCCATGTCCAGTATTGTATCGTTCATCAGCCGCAAAGGAGGCACCGGAAAGACCACCAACGCCATTAACCTGGCCACCACCCTGCACCACATGGGCAAACGCATCCTGCTGGTGGAAACCGATACGAACTACACGCTGAACACCCTCCGGAAGATGGAGATGTTCAAAGCCAAAGACGGTGTGAAGGGGTTCGAACTGCTGGGTTCGGGTGATGCCCAGGTGGCGGACGAGCTTTCGCAGTTGAAAGCCAGCAAAAAGAACGACATTATCATTGTCGACAGCGCCGGTAAGACCACCGACGAAGGGATTAAGAAGCTTTGCCTGGTGAGCGACATCGTGGTGGTGCCGACCAGCCTGACCCAAAACGACCTGCTGGTGACCTACCAGACCGTGGCCGACCTGGCGCCGGCCCGCGAGTTGAACCCGCGCTTGAAGATCGCCATTTTGCCCAACCGCATCCACAGCGGAACCAACCTCTATACCGTGCGTGAACACCTGAAAAACCTGGACGCCATAATTCTGCCGGTGATCGTGCCTCAGAAAAATCTTTTCGTAAATTTCAGTACCCTGGAGGCCGAAAAGGCCTATCAGCCCATCGCCCAAGCCATTCTGAACACTCTCGCATGAGCAAGAAAAAGAACACGTTAAAAGACCTCGACGAATTTTTGAAACAACAGGCCGCCTCACTGGTGTCGCCTCCTTCCCTGCGCGAGAAAATCGAAGAGACTGCCCCGCCGGCCCCAGCGATCAAAGAGCAACCCAAAGTAGAAGCGCCGGCACCCCAGGCCAGCACCCCGGAAGAAGTGAGCACCGCCAGCATCCTGCAGGACCTGAAAACCCTGTCCGAAAAGGAAGGCGTCTTCTTCCGCCAGAAGCTGTATGATCTCATCATCCAGACGCTGGAAACGCAAAAGAAATCCCTCCCGGAAGATAAAATGCTTATCAACACCGCCCTCTACCTCAAGAGCGGGAGCCTTTGGAAAGAGGCCATTCGTGAATACTGGAAAAAACAGTAGCCGTGGCCAAGCGCAGCAACCCGAAGACCGGTGATCGCCTCATGGGTAATCCATTTATGTTGTTAAGTTTGCTGTCGTACAAAAAGAAAAAAATATCCTAAACAGTAACGATATGAAGTTTGGAACGAAAGCCGTGCACGCGGGCGTAGAGCCCGATCCGTCGACGGGTGCGATCATGACACCGATCTATCAAACCTCCACCTATGTGCAGGAGTCGCCGGCAAAACACAAAGGATATGCCTATGCGCGGGGTGCCAACCCTACGCGAAACGCACTTCAGAAAAGTATTGCCGCCCTGGAGAACGGCAAGTTTGCCATTTGCTTTTCATCGGGCATGGGCGCGACCGATGCCGTGATCAAACTGCTCAACCCCGGCGATGAAGTGATCACCACCAACGACCTCTACGGCGGATCTTACCGCATGTTCAAGCGCGTGTTTGAAAAATACGGCATCAAATTCCATTTCATCGACCTCACCAAAACGGCGAACATCCAACCGCTCGTAAACGACAAGACCAAACTATTTTGGCTGGAGACCCCCACCAACCCGTTGATGAACATCATCGACATCAAAGCCTGCGTGGACATTGCCAAGAAGAAAAACATTTTGGTGGCCGTAGACAACACGTTTGCTTCACCCTATCTTCAGAATCCCCTCGACCTTGGTGCCGACATCGTGATGCACTCCGTGACCAAATATCTCAGCGGCCACTCCGATGTGATTATGGGCGCGTTGGTGATGAACGACGAAAAACTTTACCAGGAACTGGCCTTTATTCAAAACTCGTGTGGCGCTGTGCCTGGCCCGCAAGATTCGTTTCTCGTATTGCGCGGCATCAAGACGTTGCACCTGCGCATGGAAAGACATTGCCTGAACGGCAAGCGCATCGCCGAATTCCTGAACGCCCATCCTAAAGTGGGAAAAGTATATTGGCCCGGATTT carries:
- a CDS encoding dihydrolipoamide acetyltransferase family protein, with the translated sequence MAQVELIMPKMGESIMEATILSWLKKPGDKIEQDESVLEVATDKVDTEVPSTHAGVLKEILAKQGDVVKVGSPIAIIESNVEAGATPSAPAAPVKAASMPAVATHAAAVHTNGNGNGAHAPVDFKGSSRFYSPLVKNIAKEESITVAELETIAGSGAEGRVTKKDVLDYVQHRKLGATVQAVQHAVNVGSNGGAPKVPVSVSGADEIIEMDRMRKMIAERMVDSKRTAPHVTSFVEADVTGVVFWRNKMKNEFQKRDGDTLTFTPIFIEAVANAIKDYPMMNIQVDGDKIIKKKDINIGMAVALPSGNLIVPVIRNADQYNISGLAKIVNDLAKRARDNKLKPDELAGGTFTISNVGSFGNVMGTPIIMQPQVGIIALGAIQKKPSVLETPYGDVIAIRHKMFLSHSYDHRVVDGALGGSFVRRVADYLEKFDVNRTA
- a CDS encoding cystathionine gamma-synthase, with the protein product MKFGTKAVHAGVEPDPSTGAIMTPIYQTSTYVQESPAKHKGYAYARGANPTRNALQKSIAALENGKFAICFSSGMGATDAVIKLLNPGDEVITTNDLYGGSYRMFKRVFEKYGIKFHFIDLTKTANIQPLVNDKTKLFWLETPTNPLMNIIDIKACVDIAKKKNILVAVDNTFASPYLQNPLDLGADIVMHSVTKYLSGHSDVIMGALVMNDEKLYQELAFIQNSCGAVPGPQDSFLVLRGIKTLHLRMERHCLNGKRIAEFLNAHPKVGKVYWPGFTDHPNHDIAKKQMRDFGGMLSFTLKDDSQEKATKLMESMSLFSLAESLGGVESLINHPASMTHASIPKEERIKNGLLDSLIRLSIGVEDAEDLIEDLTQALAKV
- a CDS encoding ParA family protein, with protein sequence MSSIVSFISRKGGTGKTTNAINLATTLHHMGKRILLVETDTNYTLNTLRKMEMFKAKDGVKGFELLGSGDAQVADELSQLKASKKNDIIIVDSAGKTTDEGIKKLCLVSDIVVVPTSLTQNDLLVTYQTVADLAPARELNPRLKIAILPNRIHSGTNLYTVREHLKNLDAIILPVIVPQKNLFVNFSTLEAEKAYQPIAQAILNTLA